The following proteins come from a genomic window of Miscanthus floridulus cultivar M001 chromosome 2, ASM1932011v1, whole genome shotgun sequence:
- the LOC136516618 gene encoding carboxylesterase 15-like: protein MPSSSPPHVVEDMPHVLQLLSDGTVVRFADYDTLPPPSVPPALPVQWKDVVYDATHGHGLKLRVYRPPPASCGKKLPVLVYFHGGGYVLGTFALPNFHACCLRLAGELPAVVLSADYRLAPEHRLPAALDDAAAVMCWVRAQAVAAGGDPWLAESADLGRVFIAGDSAGGNIVHHTAVRLGSGELPGLDPVRVAGHVMLCPFFGGAERTASEAEFPPGPFLTLPWYDQAWRLALPLGATRDHPFANPFGPESPALGLGLGGVALPPTLVVAAERDLLRDRQAHYVARLKAMGQPVEHVEFEGQHHGFFAVEPAGHAGSEVVRLVKRFVYGNSN, encoded by the coding sequence ATGCCATCCTCCTCGCCGCCACACGTCGTCGAGGACATGCCCCATGTCCTCCAGCTTCTCAGCGACGGCACGGTGGTCCGGTTCGCCGACTACGACACGCTCCCTCCCCCGTCCGTGCCTCCCGCGCTGCCCGTCCAGTGGAAGGACGTCGTGTACGACGCCACCCACGGCCACGGCCTCAAGCTGCGCGTGTACAGACCGCCGCCGGCCTCCTGCGGTAAGAAGCTGCCAGTGCTCGTCTACTTCCACGGCGGCGGGTACGTCCTCGGCACCTTCGCGCTGCCCAACTTCCACGCCTGCTGCCTCCGCCTGGCCGGCGAGCTCCCGGCCGTCGTCCTCTCCGCCGACTACCGCCTCGCACCGGAGCACCGCCTCCCCGCGGCCCTCGACGACGCGGCGGCCGTCATGTGCTGGGTGCGCGCTCAGGCCGTCGCGGCGGGAGGAGACCCCTGGCTCGCCGAGTCGGCTGACCTGGGCCGGGTGTTCATCGCCGGTGACTCGGCGGGCGGGAACATCGTCCACCACACCGCCGTCCGCCTCGGCTCGGGCGAGCTCCCCGGGCTCGACCCGGTGCGCGTCGCCGGGCACGTCATGCTCTGCCCGTTCTTCGGCGGGGCGGAGAGGACGGCGTCCGAGGCGGAGTTCCCGCCCGGCCCGTTCCTGACGCTGCCATGGTACGACCAGGCGTGGCGGCTGGCGCTGCCCCTGGGAGCCACGAGGGACCACCCGTTCGCGAACCCGTTCGGTCCGGAGAGCCCCGCGCTGGGCCTGGGCCTGGGCGGCGTCGCGCTCCCGCCGACGCTCGTCGTGGCCGCGGAGCGGGACCTGCTGCGCGACCGCCAGGCGCACTACGTCGCGCGGCTCAAGGCGATGGGACAGCCCGTGGAGCACGTCGAGTTCGAGGGTCAGCACCACGGGTTCTTCGCCGTGGAGCCGGCCGGCCACGCCGGCAGCGAGGTGGTCCGACTCGTCAAGCGGTTCGTGTATGGCAACTCCAACTGA
- the LOC136536070 gene encoding uncharacterized protein, translating to MEKIFAKKDASTSTQESRVVQKRPRIELDMNDIVVDPGLRKPIDEFHHDIRDDARRAYLQMSPYQPNCEYERTAGKTQTRGFVKSWFTQFDWLEYSPAKDAAYCFYCYLFKPPPASNFDDTEAFTRVGFKNWKKGKASLLKHAQSIDGYHSAARKRANDFKNQRQSVEHVWAVTTTAEEEAYKARLTIMLGIARFLLLQALAFRGHDESKTSKNKGNFLEMLDWYRKKDPKAALVIAENAPGNNQMNCPTIQKDLVRACAEQTSELIKSEIGDRWFTVLVDEARDASIKEQMAVVVRFVNDKGSVIERFLGLQHVSDTTSSSLKEALVSMLARYGLSIAKLVLSILLVLLAREKINFSKNTDTLVQQLDSGEISPGRGKNQETSLARPGDTRWGTHHKTLVRLMLMWEPVLEVLKNISDDGTDGEKTIASGLIEKMESFQFMFILHLMIRVLGITQDLSQCLQKKNQNIVRAIGLIGSVMRNINAMRENSWDDLLEKTKAFAAKHNIDIPNMEDMIPMRGRSKCRGAKYVTYYHHIHHGIFNVVLDQIICELNNRFPERSTQLLRCVACLDPTNEFANFEIEKLVELAKIYYADFSDYECEKLRTELENFMDEVKHDEEFCSCIDLGGLAEKMVKTDRHTYFPLVYRLIELALILPVATTTVERAFSAMNIIKTDRRNKMNDDWMNNSMICYIERDLFASIDDDKILKCFQGLRNRKINLPPKVPSIERGGSSGVNS from the exons ATGGAAAAAATTTTTGCTAAGAAAGATGCTTCTACTTCTACTCAAGAGAGTCGGGTTGTGCAAAAAAGACCCCGCATTGAGCTTGATATGAATGATATAGTTGTCGATCCAGGTCTTAGAAAGCCAATTGATGAATTCCACCATGATATTAGGGATGATGCTAGGAGAGCATATTTACAGATGAGTCCATATCAACCAAATTGTGAGTATGAAAGAACAGCGGGTAAAACTCAAACTAGAGGTTTTGTTAAATCATGGTTTACTCAATTTGATTGGTTAGAGTACAGTCCTGCCAAGGATGCAGCCTATTGCTTTTATTGCTACCTCTTTAAGCCACCACCAGCAAGCAATTTTGATGATACTGAGGCATTCACCAGAGTAGGGTTCAAAAATTGGAAAAAGGGAAAGGCTTCTTTGCTGAAGCATGCTCAATCAATTGATGGCTACCATAGTGCAGCAAGAAAACGAGCAAATGATTTCAAAAATCAAAGGCAAAGTGTAGAACATGTGTGGGCAGTAACAACtacagcagaagaggaggcatatAAAGCTCGTTTAACTATAATGTTAGGCATTGCTAGATTTCTTCTTTTGCAAGCTCTGGCATTTCGTGGGCATGATGAGTCTAAAACATCTAAAAATAAAGGGAACTTTTTGGAGATGCTTGATTGGTATAGAAAGAAGGATCCTAAGGCTGCACTTGTGATAGCTGAGAATGCTCCAGGGAATAATCAAATGAATTGTCCCACAATTCAAAAAGATTTGGTAAGGGCTTGTGCAGAGCAGACAAGTGAATTAATTAAGAGTGAAATTGGAGATCGTTGGTTtacggtgcttgttgatgaggctCGTGATGCATCAATTAAGGAACAAATGGCCGTGGTTGTGAG GTTTGTCAATGATAAAGGAAGTGTGATTGAGAGGTTCCTTGGCCTACAACATGTTTCTGACACCACATCTTCTTCACTGAAGGAAGCATTGGTTTCTATGCTTGCAAGATACGGGTTATCTATAGCCAAG CTTGTG TTGTCAATACTGTTAGTGCTTCTTGCAAGAGAAAAGATCAACTTCTCCAAAAACACTGATACTCTTGTTCAACAATTAGATAGTGGTGAAATATCTCCTGGTAGAGGGAAAAACCAAGAAACTAGTCTTGCTAGGCCTGGTGATACACGATGGGGTACACATCACAAAACATTAGTACGTCTTATGCTCATGTGGGAACCTGTGCTTGAGGTGTTAAAGAATATTAGTGATGATGGTACTGATGGGGAAAAAACTATAGCATCTGGATTGATAGAAAAAATGGAGTCATTTCAATTTATGTTCATATTGCATCTGATGATTAGAGTATTGGGGATAACTCAAGACCTATCACAATGTTTGCAAAAGAAAAATCAAAACATTGTTCGTGCAATAGGATTGATTGGTTCTGTGATGAGAAATATAAATGCCATGAGGGAAAATAGTTGGGATGATCTTTTAGAGAAGACAAAAGCCTTTGCTGCCAAACACAATATAGACATTCCTAATATGGAAGATATGATACCAATGAGAGGTCGTTCAAAATGTCGTGGAGCCAAATATGTGACCTACTACCATCATATTCATCATGGGATTTTCAATGTTGTCCTTGATCAAATAATTTGTGAGTTGAACAATCGATTTCCAGAAAGATCAACTCAACTATTGAGATGTGTTGCTTGTCTTGATCCGACAAATGAGTTTGCCAACTTTGAGATAGAGAAATTAGTTGAGCTTGCTAAGATTTATTATGCTGACTTTAGTGATTATGAATGTGAAAAGCTAAGAACTGAGCTTGAAAATTTCATGGATGAAGTCAAACATGATGAAGAATTTTGCTCGTGTATTGATCTTGGTGGCCTTGCTGAGAAGATGGTTAAAACTGATAGACATACATATTTTCCTTTGGTGTATCGCCTCATTGAGCTTGCATTGATATTGCCCGTGGCAACAACAACAGTTGAGAGAGCCTTCTCTGCTATGAATATTATCAAGACCGACAGGAGgaataaaatgaatgatgattggATGAATAATAGCATGATATGCTATATTGAGCGGGATTTGTTTGCATCCATTGATGATGATAAAATTTTAAAGTGCTTTCAAGGCTTAAGAAACCGTAAGATAAACTTGCCACCTAAGGTCCCAAG CATTGAGCGTGGTGGTTCAAGTGGTGTGAATTCTTGA
- the LOC136516608 gene encoding myosin-binding protein 7-like, translating to MDPVADPSPSRRSLKRRPPARSPELSPKAGLGTGEAAAEELIRRVEELEAAAERLRGEKEAAEEAAQGLRQDLDAERASAETAASEAMLMIERLQREKAAAQMEARQFKRYAEGREDREREVQEELASLSDLAASYHSRLQSHGIDPDSFTDDEDEESYEEVGAEDVEQINMGAMRVERNARDSSSAMEVKAMVVGNDRDGEEEEEEEEEPSSPVEKEFEYTVDVTCASTTKPATSVVAEYVGDGNSGGLYARVEALEADRVALRREISALRAERAQLVMAREMARQLCWEMVAQQRAIVKKAVVPASSFSVIRICKWVLSILFWRNRSSTVKYTFGLSTTFLGLLLLLDRSTLLSPWRRQPRPQR from the exons ATGGATCCGGTCGCGGACCCGTCGCCGTCGCGGCGGTCCCTGAAGCGGCGGCCGCCGGCGCGGTCACCGGAGCTGTCGCCCAAGGCGGGTCTGGGAACAGGGgaagcggcggcggaggagctgATCCGGAGGGTGGAGGAGCTGGAGGCAGCGGCGGAGCGGCTGCGCGGGGAGAAGGAGGCCGCGGAGGAGGCCGCGCAGGGCCTGCGGCAGGACCTCGACGCGGAGCGGGCGTCCGCGGAGACGGCGGCCAGCGAGGCCATGCTCATGATCGAGCGCCTGCAGCGGGAGAAGGCCGCCGCGCAGATGGAGGCCCGCCAGTTTAAGCGCTACGCCGAGGGCCGCGAGGACAGGGAGCGCGAGGTCCAGGAGGAGCTCGCCTCGCTCTCCGACCTCGCCGCCTCCTACCACTCCCGCCTCCAGTCCCACGGCATCGACCCGGACTCCTTCAcggacgacgaggatgaggaatcGTACGAGGAGGTGGGCGCCGAAGACGTGGAGCAGATCAACATGGGCGCGATGCGGGTGGAGCGGAACGCCCGCGACTCGAGCAGTGCCATGGAGGTGAAAGCCATGGTCGTCGGCAACGACCGcgatggggaggaagaggaggaggaggaggaggagccgtcgTCCCCCGTGGAGAAGGAATTCGAGTACACGGTGGATGTTACCTGCGCGAGCACAACGAAACCAGCTACGTCTGTGGTGGCAGAGTATGTGGGCGACGGGAACTCGGGGGGGTTGTATGCAAGGGTCGAGGCGCTGGAGGCAGACAGGGTGGCGCTGCGGAGGGAGATCTCCGCGCTGCGGGCGGAGAGGGCACAGCTGGTGATGGCCAGGGAGATGGCGCGGCAGCTCTGCTGGGAGATGGTTGCTCAGCAGAGGGCCATTGTGAAGAAAGCAGTAGTCCCTGCGAGCAGTTTCTCAGTGATCAGGATTTGCAAG TGGGTGCTCTCAATACTATTTTGGAGAAACAGAAGCTCTACAGTCAA GTATACCTTTGGTTTGTCGACTACGTTCCTTGGCCTCCTGCTGCTTCTCGACAGATCCACATTGTTGAGTCCCTGGCGACGTCAGCCAAGGCCACAAAGATGA